A genomic region of Candidatus Methylomirabilota bacterium contains the following coding sequences:
- a CDS encoding sarcosine oxidase subunit delta produces MSFLLPCPLCGPRDVYEFRWGGARTRRPGPDSPRAVWVDYLYLRENPAGPIEEWWYHRMGCGRWFLALRDTRTNEVARTFWPPREADSAEAVVPPQGAEP; encoded by the coding sequence ATGTCCTTCCTGCTTCCGTGTCCCCTGTGCGGGCCGCGCGACGTCTACGAGTTCCGCTGGGGCGGCGCGCGAACGCGGCGGCCGGGGCCCGACTCGCCGCGAGCCGTCTGGGTGGACTACCTCTACCTGCGCGAGAACCCGGCCGGGCCCATCGAGGAATGGTGGTATCACCGCATGGGATGCGGGCGCTGGTTCCTGGCCCTCCGCGACACGCGCACGAACGAGGTCGCCCGCACCTTCTGGCCGCCGCGCGAGGCCGACTCGGCGGAGGCGGTGGTGCCGCCCCAAGGGGCCGAGCCCTGA